One Deinococcus aerolatus genomic window carries:
- a CDS encoding enoyl-CoA hydratase-related protein — protein MTQLDELEFENVQIDRHGPIAVLTVNRPRALNALNAETLGEISAAVDMIVEDAEVGALIITGGGDRAFAAGADITEFKALDGVYAGRELSLAGQDVMHQIATLPIPVIAAINGFALGAGLELALACDIRVASTRAKLGMPEVTLGLLPGFGGTQRLSRLIGAGRALDLMLTARQVEAEEALTMGLVNYVADDALSKAREVAEAVLKNAPIALSLVKEAVRRGLDTTLDAGLEVEADLFGLLVATKDFGEGVDAFLNKRHAEFQGE, from the coding sequence ATGACGCAGCTGGATGAACTGGAATTCGAGAATGTGCAGATTGATCGCCACGGCCCGATTGCGGTCCTGACCGTCAACCGTCCCCGGGCGTTGAATGCCCTGAATGCCGAGACCCTGGGTGAGATCAGCGCGGCAGTTGACATGATCGTGGAGGACGCCGAGGTGGGGGCCCTGATCATCACCGGGGGCGGGGACCGGGCGTTTGCAGCTGGCGCGGACATCACCGAATTCAAGGCCCTGGACGGCGTGTATGCGGGCCGTGAGCTGTCGCTGGCTGGGCAGGACGTGATGCACCAGATTGCCACGCTGCCCATACCGGTGATCGCCGCCATCAACGGCTTCGCGCTGGGTGCCGGGCTGGAACTGGCCCTGGCCTGCGACATCCGGGTGGCGTCCACCCGCGCAAAGCTGGGGATGCCGGAGGTGACGCTGGGTCTGCTGCCGGGTTTTGGCGGCACGCAGCGCCTGTCGCGTCTGATCGGGGCGGGCCGCGCCCTGGACCTGATGCTGACTGCCCGGCAGGTGGAGGCAGAAGAGGCGCTGACCATGGGTCTGGTCAACTACGTGGCTGACGATGCCCTGAGCAAGGCGCGCGAGGTGGCCGAGGCCGTGTTGAAAAATGCTCCGATTGCCCTGTCGCTGGTCAAGGAGGCGGTGCGCCGGGGCCTGGACACCACCCTGGACGCCGGGCTGGAGGTGGAAGCAGACCTGTTTGGCCTGCTGGTCGCCACCAAGGACTTTGGCGAGGGCGTGGACGCCTTCCTGAACAAACGCCACGCGGAATTCCAGGGTGAGTGA
- a CDS encoding outer membrane protein codes for MRKSLILISTLALSLGVAGAQTAAPATSPVPVTLTDVPAGHWAKDAVDRIVECGLIQGFPDGTFRGNENLTRYQAALIFYRLLQTGALSTCDMSQDDMTVIANGMQEVSTELASIAGRVTDLEQLNAEQQARIDALEAKINEMGNAAAGADTAALTARIDALEAAVQNIPAGPAGPAGPAGPAGPAGPAGPAGTTTTVTPAPAPTATPAPSTTVVIGEPTTDLSMASAKTLYAGISGGANFVDKTSNCVNKAQKGNADINLCVTAGAMIGSTNVIGPVGARVSAQYQPGYNAIHADVNATYNIGSGNLTPYVGAGLGLSSSKARVGTANATDTYVNALVGVDYRVTDSIAAFVEGNGRYYLSNKGYGTGLSDVRTTPGNDATAAANTKGFSGAVKAGLKFYF; via the coding sequence ATGCGTAAATCCCTTATTCTGATTTCCACCCTTGCCCTGAGCCTCGGCGTTGCCGGCGCGCAGACTGCCGCGCCCGCCACCAGCCCTGTTCCTGTGACCCTGACCGACGTTCCCGCCGGTCACTGGGCCAAGGACGCCGTGGACCGGATTGTCGAGTGCGGACTGATCCAGGGCTTCCCCGACGGCACCTTCCGCGGCAACGAGAACCTGACCCGCTACCAGGCTGCCCTGATTTTCTACCGTCTTCTGCAGACCGGCGCCCTCAGCACCTGTGACATGAGCCAGGACGACATGACCGTCATTGCCAATGGCATGCAGGAAGTCAGCACCGAGCTGGCCTCCATCGCGGGCCGCGTGACGGACCTGGAGCAGCTGAACGCTGAGCAGCAGGCCCGGATCGACGCGCTGGAAGCCAAGATCAACGAGATGGGCAACGCCGCCGCTGGTGCCGATACCGCCGCGCTGACCGCCCGCATCGACGCGCTGGAAGCCGCCGTGCAGAACATTCCCGCCGGTCCTGCTGGCCCTGCCGGTCCTGCTGGCCCCGCTGGCCCTGCTGGCCCCGCTGGCCCTGCTGGAACGACCACCACGGTTACTCCCGCGCCCGCCCCCACTGCCACGCCTGCTCCCAGCACCACTGTCGTGATTGGCGAGCCCACCACCGACCTGAGCATGGCCAGCGCCAAGACGCTGTACGCCGGCATTAGCGGCGGTGCCAATTTCGTCGACAAGACTAGCAACTGTGTGAATAAGGCCCAGAAGGGCAATGCGGACATCAACCTCTGCGTGACCGCTGGCGCCATGATCGGTTCGACCAATGTGATCGGCCCGGTCGGTGCGCGGGTGTCGGCCCAGTACCAGCCCGGCTACAACGCCATTCACGCCGACGTGAACGCAACCTATAACATCGGTTCGGGCAACCTGACCCCTTACGTGGGCGCGGGTCTGGGCCTGAGCAGCAGCAAGGCGCGCGTCGGTACGGCCAACGCGACCGACACCTACGTCAATGCGCTGGTGGGTGTGGACTACCGCGTCACCGATAGCATCGCCGCGTTCGTGGAAGGTAACGGCCGCTACTACCTGAGCAACAAGGGCTACGGCACGGGCCTGAGCGACGTTCGCACCACCCCGGGCAACGACGCCACTGCAGCAGCCAACACCAAGGGCTTTAGCGGCGCCGTCAAGGCCGGCCTGAAGTTCTACTTCTAA